The Trichosurus vulpecula isolate mTriVul1 chromosome 4, mTriVul1.pri, whole genome shotgun sequence genome contains a region encoding:
- the S100A3 gene encoding protein S100-A3: MPTSLEQAVAAIVCTFQEYAGREGDKFKLSQCELKELLLKELPTLAPTRLRECDYNTFLSALDTNKDCEVDFTEYVRALACLCLYCHEYFRDCPPKPPCP; encoded by the exons ATGCCGACGTCCTTGGAGCAAGCAGTGGCTGCCATCGTATGTACCTTCCAGGAGTATGCAGGGCGTGAAGGGGACAAGTTCAAACTCTCCCAATGTGAGCTGAAAGAGTTGCTGCTGAAGGAGCTGCCGACCTTAGCCCCG ACGCGGCTCCGGGAGTGTGACTACAATACTTTCTTGAGTGCGTTGGATACAAACAAGGACTGTGAAGTGGATTTCACCGAGTACGTCCGAGCCCtggcctgtctctgtctctactgCCATGAGTACTTCCGGGATTGTCCCCCTAAACCTCCTTGTCCTTAG
- the LOC118848551 gene encoding protein S100-A4 codes for MTSPLEKALDVMVATFHKYSGKEGDKFKLNKTELKELVTRELPSFLGKKTDEAAFQKLMSNLDNNRDNEVDFQEYSVFLSCIAMMCNEFFEGYADKMPRKK; via the exons ATGACAAGTCCTCTGGAAAAGGCTCTGGACGTGATGGTGGCCACTTTCCACAAGTActctgggaaggagggagacaaatTTAAGCTCAACAAAACAGAGTTGAAGGAGCTGGTGACGCGGGAGCTCCCTAGCTTCTTGGGG aAAAAGACAGATGAGGCTGCCTTTCAGAAGCTCATGAGCAACCTAGACAACAACAGGGACAACGAGGTGGACTTCCAGGAGTACTCGGTCTTCTTGTCCTGTATTGCCATGATGTGCAATGAATTCTTCGAGGGCTATGCTGACAAGATGCCCAGGAAGAAATAA